One segment of Mobula birostris isolate sMobBir1 chromosome 29, sMobBir1.hap1, whole genome shotgun sequence DNA contains the following:
- the nhsl3 gene encoding NHS-like protein 3 isoform X5 translates to MRRTLLCTSDRRCTSTVRRMYSSRRPGPRTSRICTRKRSLASDLSRSKSQDEDLPDLPDSASGGPGDEVWTKTRSLPPPTPDEIRRNALVSQPTVSSTGATFKPQKTQSSFKGPKLKEKRIRRTTIMGLPQHIQQELGLGKGPRPSKADGIDHSDHTLVSRGDENHYFNNLSHSRVRSSMRSVTFSDPSRQDNESTSTLGLHYLHNWTLMDSPDRPRSLAAPKSSVPSELLQSPVMSMSPQATYLSKIIPNAILPPTVDVVMISNSQNCLRRLSNSGVLCAPSPACSRAVSLQNYDGRDCASSDAWSNSQSSETIVSNNSTISSQGNTRTVLNNHSTETDGEKVRVDHNLTNTPLDHRANTSRWVSECTAPSSVPEAESPSARLNTSSKPTELCSNGYANQSLSPAHSTCSITDTSDTQSITSERSITRSLSVRKMKKPPAPPRRMHSLHHEEEQDSEPRARGPSQTSSSRLELSPAGGNDENPALCQRLVPAHNEPSSGKSLPPQDTSSASQSEPTTSSPTGSLTPVRVLVPPPSPTGESRPGAPGRSISASSVPSLSPDSKYAHLFVIPPPPSTPAPPPPNVKPFKVPAVPYPWAREAIPPPPPGPAPLPPTKRPSFLFNIPALGSSRPHSPQVPLHARGTPLVTAPACTTPLVTASADSTTSLAIISTPTTTPLVTSSTSAVTALGTTSAPTSTSLVSASEPTTAPLVTTSASTVTSLVSASEPSTTPLINASEATTTLLVTTSAPTVNTLVTTPAPTTTPLATVSDPTTTPLVTTSVPSTTSLVTASEPTTTPMITTSAATLAPLVTIPSPNLTLLVTASEPTVTPPVSTSGAPIVTGSLASGLLASASGPSAALTTSISTSASSSTTEQVQIGVIPLKVKQLSPPSSPPPSHNPPPPPEKPDTEQPSVPTPSTKLEQPPVDWPPPPPPLSPGEVLPVVEGAAAEFLFPPPPPSLLEDAAERNRSPEDEHWAGVSAPLPPSAPVGVSPPPPPLLPAGTTTSSPKPLTLTPSSVTKQLQPKTQDVEGAASRFPNTGPPPSAPSQDSAKGQVVSPPPQAGTDEQTSAPIVTPSLLQMVRLRSVQMNASAVAMPDSNLQMNRSQDDAKQPNKSNMTPPSKPARKSLSQRLSSSSDSEPAVSANVPLPVKTPPHSTGGAAAQGHALLRPGDNETPLKSPASTASFIFSKNVSPKKLVFETPRSLEAEAEAKRNFMAELASVSGRIASKTESRSSSGPTAKAVAEAQKKAGRVPPPVAKKPSFLPGSQRLPSTSTKETDAQETSQTLQVTGDVQEEKGEVKTGNGEVSLCKGD, encoded by the exons ATGAGACGAACTTTGCTCTGCACTTCAGACCGTCGCTGTACCAGCACCGTCAGGAGAATGTATTCCAGCCGGCGTCCAGGCCCGCGCACATCGAGGATCTGCACAAGGAAGCGGAGTTTGGCCTCCGATCTCTCCAGGAGCAAG TCACAGGATGAGGATTTGCCTGATCTCCCAGATTCAGCATCAGGCGGTCCTGGTGATGAAGTCTGGACAAAGACCCGGTCTCTCCCACCACCGACTCCCGATGAAATCCGGAGGAATGCACTGGTGAGCCAGCCAACCGTCAGCTCAACAG GAGCAACATTTAAGCCCCAGAAAACGCAATCATCCTTCAAAGGCCCTAAACTGAAAGAGAAACGAATTCGGAGGACTACCATAATGGGACTTCCCCAACACATTCAGCAGGAACTTG GGCTAGGAAAAGGGCCTCGTCCTTCAAAGGCTGATGGGATAGACCACTCTGACCACACCTTGGTATCCAGGGGAGACGAAAACCATTATTTCAATAATCTGTCCCATTCTCGGGTTAGGAGCTCCATGCGATCTGTAACTTTCTCTGATCCATCGCGGCAAGATAATGAATCTACAAGCACCTTAGGACTTCATTACCTGCACAACTGGACACTGATGGATTCTCCCGACAGACCAAGGTCACTAGCTGCTCCAAAGTCATCTGTGCCAAGTGAACTGCTTCAAAGTCCAGTTATGTCCATGTCACCTCAGGCAACCTATTTGTCCAAGATCATTCCCAATGCGATCCTGCCGCCCACGGTGGACGTGGTGATGATCAGCAATAGCCAGAACTGTCTGCGCAGGCTGAGTAACAGTGGTGTGCTGTGTGCCccctctcctgcctgctcccGCGCCGTTTCCCTACAGAATTACGATGGCAGGGATTGTGCTTCCAGTGATGCATGGAGTAATTCCCAGTCCTCGGAAACCATCGTATCAAACAATTCCACTATTTCATCACAGGGAAACACCAGAACTGTGTTAAATAATCATTCCACAGAAACAGATGGAGAGAAAGTGAGGGTTGATCATAACTTGACAAATACGCCCCTGGATCACCGAGCAAACACCAGCCGGTGGGTTAGTGAGTGTACTGCTCCGTCTTCTGTACCAGAGGCCGAAAGTCCCTCTGCTCGGCTTAACACCAGCAGTAAACCCACTGAGCTCTGCAGCAATGGCTATGCTAACCAGTCGCTCTCTCCTGCCCACAGCACGTGCAGCATCACTGACACCTCAGATACTCAGAGTATCACCAGTGAACGGTCCATTACAAGAAGCCTGTCAGTCAGGAAAATGAAGAAGCCGCCAGCTCCTCCGAGGAGAATGCATTCCTTACATCACGAGGAGGAGCAGGACTCAGAGCCGAGAGCTCGCGGTCCTAGTCAAACAAGCAGCTCAAGGTTGGAATTGTCCCCAGCAGGAGGAAACGATGAAAACCCTGCTCTCTGTCAGAGGTTGGTGCCTGCCCACAATGAACCATCCAGTGGGAAGTCCCTTCCTCCTCAGGATACAAGCTCAGCCAGTCAGTCTGAGCCCACAACGTCATCACCTACTGGAAGTCTAACACCAGTGAGAGTTCTTgtgcctcctccctctcccactggaGAGTCCAGGCCAGGAGCACCTGGGAGGTCTATCTCTGCATCTTCAGTCCCATCACTATCTCCTGATTCCAAATACGCCCACCTGTTTGTaattccccctcctccttccacccCTGCTCCACCCCCTCCCAATGTAAAACCATTTAAAGTTCCAGCTGTACCCTACCCTTGGGCACGAGAAGCAATCCCACCCCCTCCACCAGGGCCTGCACCATTGCCACCAACAAAAAGGCCTTCCTTCCTCTTCAacatcccagctcttggctcttcACGCCCTCATTCTCCACAGGTCCCTCTGCATGCCCGCGGCACCCCGTTGGTCACTGCGCCTGCCTGCACCACTCCATTGGTCACTGCATCTGCTGATAGCACCACCTCATTGGCCATTATATCTACACCTACTACAACCCCATTGGTTACTTCATCTACATCCGCTGTGACAGCATTGGGCACCACGTCTGCACCTACTTCAACTTCATTGGTCAGTGCATCTGAACCCACTACAGCCCCATTAGTCACCACATCGGCATCCACTGTGACCTCATTGGTCAGTGCATCTGAACCCTCTACAACCCCTTTGATTAATGCATCTGAAGCCACTACAACTCTATTGGTCACCACATCTGCACCCACTGTGAACACATTGGTCACCACACCTGCACCCACTACAACCCCATTGGCCACTGTGTCTGATCCCACTACAACCCCATTGGTCACCACATCTGTGCCCTCTACAACCTCTTTGGTCACTGCATCTGAACCCACGACAACCCCAATGATCACCACATCTGCAGCCACCTTAGCCCCACTGGTCACCATTCCGTCACCCAATCTGACTCTGTTGGTCACTGCTTCTGAACCCACTGTGACTCCACCAGTCAGCACATCTGGGGCTCCAATCGTCACTGGTTCACTAGCTTCAGGCTTGTTGGCCTCAGCCTCAGGACCCAGTGCAGCACTGACCACATCGATCTCCACCTCTGCCTCCTCCTCCACCACTGAGCAAGTGCAGATTGGAGTCATTCCACTCAAGGTGAAGCAGTTGTCTCCTCCATCTTCACCCCCTCCTTCCCAcaatccgcctccaccaccagagaaaccagacacagaaCAACCATCTGTTCCAACCCCCTCGACCAAACTGGAACAACCACCTGTGGACTGGCCGCCCCCGCCACCCCCTCTGTCCCCGGGGGAAGTGCTGCCAGTTGTTGAGGGAGCTGCCGCTGAGTTCCtgttccccccaccacccccgtcCCTGCTGGAGGACGCAGCAGAAAGAAACAGGTCTCCTGAAGATGAACATTGGGCAGGTGTATCTGCTCCGCTCCCACCCTCTGCCCCTGTGGGGGTCTCACCGCCCCCTCCTCCCCTGCTGCCTGCAGGGACCACCACCTCATCGCCAAAGCCCCTCACACTAACTCCATCTTCAGTCACCAAGCAACTTCAGCCAAAGACCCAAGATGTAGAGGGAGCTGCGTCCCGCTTCCCAAACACCGGTCCGCCACCAAGTGCACCCAGTCAGGACTCGGCCAAGGGACAGGTCGTTTCACCCCCACCACAAGCAGGTACTGATGAACAAACTAGTGCTCCCATTGTCACCCCCTCGTTGCTACAGATGGTTCGACTGCGCTCAGTACAGATGAATGCCTCTGCTGTGGCAATGCCAGATAGCAATCTCCAAATGAACCGGAGCCAAGATGATGCAAAGCAGCCAAACAAAAGTAACATGACTCCCCCCAGTAAACCTGCTCGCAAGTCCTTGTCCCAGCGACTGTCATCTTCATCTGACTCGGAGCCTGCAGTGAGCGCCAACGTTCCTCTCCCTGTGAAGACCCCACCACACAGTACCGGAGGAGCAGCTGCTCAGGGACATGCCCTGCTGAGACCAGGAGACAACGAGACTCCGCTCAAATCTCCGGCTTCCACCGCCAGCTTCATCTTTTCAAAGAATGTCAGTCCCAAGAAACTGGTGTTCGAAACCCCTCGATCACTGGAGGCAGAGGCTGAGGCCAAGAGGAACTTTATGGCTGAGCTGGCCTCGGTGTCTGGACGAATAGCCTCAAAGACTGAGTCCAGGAGTTCGTCAGGCCCAACAGCTAAAGCAGTCGCAGAGGCACAGAAGAAAGCAGGCAGAGTCCCACCACCTGTAGCTAAGAAACCTTCTTTCCTGCCGGGTTCTCAGAGACTGCCCTCCACATCAACCAAAGAGACAGATGCACAGGAAACATCACAGACTCTTCAAGTGACCGGTGATGTCCAAGAGGAGAAAG GTGAGGTGAAGACCGGCAATGGAGAGGTGTCGCTGTGTAAGGGTGACTGA